In one Candidatus Hydrogenedentota bacterium genomic region, the following are encoded:
- a CDS encoding GxxExxY protein — MILDCAVALHRETGPRPLETVYEAVLARDLEARGLRVARQVPIPIELRGLQFDEGFRAELIVEDTVLVELKSVEKVSKAHHKQVLTYLLLTDIRLGYLLNFGAALMRDGIPRIMNGDVEQIPLRCRHHFSRVLCVSV, encoded by the coding sequence ATCATTTTGGATTGCGCGGTGGCGCTTCATCGTGAGACGGGTCCCCGGCCGTTGGAAACAGTGTACGAAGCGGTGCTTGCACGCGATTTGGAGGCCCGGGGTCTGCGCGTGGCACGCCAAGTTCCCATCCCCATCGAGCTCCGCGGGCTCCAATTCGACGAAGGGTTTCGTGCGGAGCTCATCGTGGAGGATACCGTTCTTGTGGAACTCAAATCCGTGGAGAAGGTCTCAAAGGCGCACCACAAGCAGGTGTTGACCTATCTGCTGTTGACGGATATCAGACTCGGCTATCTACTGAACTTTGGCGCGGCTTTGATGAGGGACGGCATTCCCCGCATCATGAACGGGGATGTTGAGCAGATTCCGCTTCGGTGCAGGCACCATTTCTCCCGCGTCCTTTGTGTCTCCGTGTGA
- a CDS encoding heparan-alpha-glucosaminide N-acetyltransferase domain-containing protein, whose amino-acid sequence MDQAELTKRLRSASDLYNQGKCVEALALLDTLEQALPNTREIMWMRAQCLRRLERLDETSQVCGALIALFGDERAIAMKEDLVRLAAPTVMHSGLDDAPRKGHRILGIDMARSLAIFLMIIENYKNAMEAHGDRPGWLVWFFSHIEGRAAPAFVTIMGAGLVLLAHKALESGDSALRRDSTSRIIKRGVFIVFLGVFNYQIWPGDILHFYGFYMALCALFLFRPSWTPLAGAAAVMIVAYIINQAFDARIGWENGHIWYNGYLTPRGFIRNTFLNGYHPVFPWTAYALVGMWLARRPIFDKEGRRRYLLIFIPITLLLEFAMSFPGFLRLFRDPGTGVAFIDGILRLLVTRPSLLVMLARQLAAISVILVCLELADRFQGSRIIGALSATGRMSLTHYLAHTLLVLGPMFLLGVLQQSRMTSFLMSCGFFAAAVTFSVVYSRRFKLGPLEALMRRITG is encoded by the coding sequence ATGGACCAAGCCGAACTCACGAAGCGCTTACGTTCCGCGTCGGACTTGTACAATCAAGGGAAATGTGTCGAGGCTCTGGCACTTCTGGACACCCTCGAGCAGGCGCTTCCCAACACCCGGGAGATCATGTGGATGCGGGCGCAATGCCTCAGACGTCTCGAAAGGCTGGATGAGACCAGCCAGGTTTGCGGCGCTCTGATTGCACTGTTCGGCGACGAGCGCGCCATCGCCATGAAGGAGGACCTTGTCCGACTGGCGGCGCCCACGGTGATGCATTCCGGTCTTGATGATGCCCCAAGAAAAGGCCATCGCATCCTCGGCATCGACATGGCTCGCTCCCTCGCTATCTTCCTGATGATCATCGAGAACTACAAGAACGCCATGGAGGCCCATGGAGACAGACCCGGCTGGCTGGTCTGGTTCTTCTCGCATATCGAGGGCCGGGCGGCGCCGGCCTTTGTGACGATCATGGGCGCGGGCCTCGTGCTCCTCGCGCATAAGGCCCTGGAATCGGGCGATTCGGCGCTCAGGCGGGACAGCACGTCGCGCATAATCAAGCGAGGGGTGTTTATCGTCTTCTTGGGCGTCTTCAACTACCAGATCTGGCCAGGCGACATTCTTCATTTCTATGGTTTCTACATGGCCCTTTGTGCCTTGTTCCTCTTCAGACCCTCATGGACGCCCCTGGCCGGCGCCGCGGCGGTGATGATCGTGGCTTACATCATCAATCAGGCCTTCGACGCCAGGATCGGATGGGAAAACGGGCATATATGGTACAATGGGTATTTGACGCCCCGCGGCTTCATTCGCAACACCTTTCTGAACGGCTACCATCCGGTCTTCCCCTGGACCGCCTATGCCTTGGTCGGCATGTGGCTCGCACGGAGGCCGATATTCGACAAAGAAGGGCGGCGCCGCTACCTTCTCATCTTCATCCCCATCACATTGCTGCTCGAATTCGCAATGAGTTTCCCCGGCTTCCTGCGCCTTTTCCGCGACCCCGGCACGGGGGTGGCCTTCATAGACGGAATACTGCGGCTCCTCGTAACACGGCCCAGTCTGTTAGTCATGTTGGCGCGCCAGCTGGCCGCTATTTCCGTGATTCTCGTGTGCCTCGAATTGGCGGACCGGTTTCAGGGATCGCGCATCATCGGGGCACTGTCCGCCACCGGCCGCATGTCCCTCACCCACTACCTCGCACACACGCTGCTCGTCTTGGGTCCCATGTTCCTGTTGGGGGTACTGCAGCAAAGCCGGATGACCTCGTTCCTTATGTCCTGCGGGTTCTTTGCTGCCGCGGTCACGTTCTCGGTAGTCTACTCGAGACGGTTCAAACTGGGGCCTCTCGAGGCCCTTATGCGCCGCATCACGGGGTAG
- a CDS encoding twin-arginine translocation signal domain-containing protein, translating to MAKSRLTRRAFLVTATTVGAAAMSGCPLPQQTAVVYRRSGRGRHVSQAAKLHNANRLYSNALVAALDKAHPGDTSKVVELTISRRRFRELFGNGRTIVDLRHV from the coding sequence ATGGCTAAGTCGCGACTGACCCGGCGCGCGTTTCTCGTGACCGCTACAACGGTCGGCGCCGCCGCCATGAGCGGGTGTCCCCTTCCCCAACAAACGGCCGTTGTCTACCGGCGCTCGGGCAGGGGCCGTCACGTGTCCCAGGCTGCCAAGCTCCACAACGCCAACCGCCTCTATTCCAATGCCTTGGTCGCTGCGCTCGACAAGGCCCACCCCGGCGACACGTCAAAGGTCGTTGAGCTCACGATCAGCCGTCGCCGGTTCCGCGAGCTCTTCGGCAACGGCCGCACCATCGTCGACCTGCGCCACGTGTGA
- a CDS encoding iron-containing alcohol dehydrogenase, which produces MDVVRFNFPTCILFGPGARRKLTGLLRAEGKSRPLFISDRGVAALGFFSELVTDAANAGFDAGTFSEVTANPAASQVAAGAEVCRAHGADAVVLVGGGAALDVGKAVALMAHHPGNVFDYEDGKPDALPVDREMPWIVAIPTTSGTGSEVGRCSVISDDATHIKRIIFSPRLLPSVVLADPELTLELPPALTAATGIDALSHNVEAFLSTGFHPMCDGIALEAIRLIAGNLVACYREPSNIEARANMMAASTMGAVAFQKGLGVVHSCAHALSAVTDMHHGLANGLMMVPAMKFNKAAVPERLARMASAAGTKAVPGAFITWIQRLLKDLDFPEGLSGAGVSKEQIPALVETALQDGCHTSNPRPVGRNDFKALFRAAM; this is translated from the coding sequence ATGGATGTGGTTAGATTCAACTTCCCTACGTGCATTCTGTTCGGACCCGGCGCCCGGCGCAAACTGACCGGCCTCCTCCGCGCGGAGGGCAAGTCGCGCCCCCTGTTTATCTCCGACAGGGGCGTGGCCGCGTTAGGCTTCTTCTCAGAACTTGTCACGGACGCGGCCAATGCCGGTTTCGACGCCGGCACCTTTTCCGAGGTGACCGCAAATCCCGCCGCTTCGCAGGTGGCCGCCGGCGCCGAGGTCTGCCGGGCCCACGGCGCGGACGCCGTCGTGCTCGTCGGTGGCGGCGCCGCGCTCGACGTCGGCAAGGCCGTCGCCCTGATGGCCCACCATCCGGGCAACGTCTTCGACTACGAAGACGGAAAACCCGATGCCCTTCCCGTGGACCGTGAAATGCCTTGGATAGTCGCCATCCCGACAACCTCCGGCACGGGAAGCGAAGTTGGTCGGTGCAGCGTCATCTCCGACGACGCGACCCACATCAAACGCATCATCTTCTCGCCCCGTCTCCTGCCGTCGGTCGTCCTCGCAGACCCGGAACTGACTCTGGAGCTGCCGCCCGCGCTCACCGCCGCAACCGGAATAGACGCCCTCTCGCACAACGTGGAGGCGTTTCTGTCGACCGGCTTCCATCCCATGTGCGACGGCATCGCGCTCGAAGCCATCCGCCTCATCGCCGGCAACCTGGTGGCCTGTTATCGCGAACCGAGCAACATCGAAGCCCGCGCCAACATGATGGCCGCGTCCACCATGGGCGCCGTGGCTTTCCAGAAAGGACTGGGCGTCGTGCACTCCTGCGCCCACGCGCTGTCGGCCGTCACCGACATGCACCACGGCCTCGCCAACGGCCTCATGATGGTCCCTGCCATGAAGTTCAACAAAGCCGCCGTGCCCGAGCGCCTGGCCAGGATGGCCTCCGCCGCCGGGACAAAAGCTGTCCCCGGAGCGTTCATCACCTGGATTCAACGGCTGCTGAAAGACCTCGATTTCCCGGAAGGCTTGTCGGGCGCCGGCGTGTCGAAAGAGCAGATACCCGCGCTGGTCGAAACCGCCCTGCAGGACGGGTGCCATACGTCTAACCCGCGACCCGTCGGCCGCAACGATTTCAAGGCCTTGTTCCGCGCCGCGATGTAG
- a CDS encoding aldehyde dehydrogenase family protein yields the protein MSKKELTVTNPYTEEIAFTLPLLQPKEVDGVVRRARQAYCGWRGSSFAERRALCEAFVKAFEKMREKVASDITTQMGKPLQQARNEVGGLIERAAYMTSIAEETLRDEWLPDKPKFKRYIRHEPLGVVFDVAAWNYPLLIAVNVVVPAVLAGNAVLIKHSSKTPLCAQAFEDAFKEAGAPDGLVQAVVADHAVTEAIIQHPGVDHVGFTGSVKGGHEVNRSAAGRFIEVGLELGGKDPAYVCADAPFEFSVDNCVDGAFYNAGQSCCAIERIYVERAIYDDFVEAYAAKTREYVLGDPMDARTTIGPLAARAVPAFLDGQVKAAVAAGGRLVVSPEDFEKPSGGWFYAPAVVAEAPQDSSLIQEESFGTVIGILPVSGDEEAVRLMNDSAYGLTASIWTTDEARAIRIGEQIETGTFYMNRCDYLDPALPWCGVKDTGRGATLSRYGLLGLTRLKSMHLRVELP from the coding sequence ATGAGCAAGAAAGAACTGACCGTCACGAATCCGTACACGGAAGAAATTGCCTTCACGCTGCCGCTATTGCAGCCAAAAGAAGTGGACGGCGTGGTGAGGCGCGCGCGTCAAGCCTACTGCGGGTGGCGAGGCTCGTCGTTTGCCGAACGAAGGGCCTTGTGCGAAGCCTTTGTCAAGGCGTTCGAGAAGATGCGCGAGAAGGTCGCGTCTGACATCACAACGCAGATGGGGAAACCCCTCCAACAGGCCCGCAACGAGGTCGGCGGACTCATCGAGCGGGCCGCCTACATGACGTCGATCGCAGAAGAAACGTTGCGCGACGAATGGCTGCCGGACAAGCCCAAGTTCAAGCGGTATATACGTCATGAACCCCTGGGCGTGGTTTTCGACGTTGCGGCGTGGAATTACCCGCTGCTGATAGCGGTGAACGTAGTGGTGCCGGCCGTGCTCGCGGGCAATGCGGTGCTGATAAAGCATTCGAGCAAGACGCCGCTGTGCGCCCAGGCGTTCGAAGATGCCTTCAAGGAAGCGGGGGCCCCGGACGGGCTCGTGCAGGCCGTCGTGGCCGATCACGCGGTAACGGAGGCCATTATTCAGCACCCCGGCGTCGACCACGTGGGGTTCACGGGGTCCGTGAAGGGCGGCCATGAGGTCAACCGGAGCGCGGCCGGCCGGTTTATCGAAGTGGGGCTCGAACTGGGCGGAAAAGACCCCGCGTACGTGTGCGCGGACGCCCCCTTCGAATTCAGCGTGGACAACTGCGTGGACGGGGCGTTCTACAACGCAGGGCAGTCCTGCTGCGCGATCGAGCGTATCTACGTGGAACGGGCGATATACGACGACTTTGTGGAGGCCTATGCCGCGAAAACGCGCGAATACGTTCTGGGCGATCCCATGGATGCCAGAACGACCATTGGCCCGCTGGCTGCGCGCGCGGTGCCGGCGTTTCTCGACGGACAGGTGAAGGCCGCGGTAGCCGCAGGCGGCCGCCTGGTGGTCTCGCCCGAGGATTTCGAGAAGCCGTCCGGAGGCTGGTTCTACGCACCGGCGGTAGTAGCCGAGGCGCCCCAGGACTCGTCGCTGATCCAGGAGGAAAGCTTCGGAACCGTGATCGGCATTCTGCCGGTAAGCGGGGATGAAGAGGCGGTGCGTTTGATGAACGACAGCGCATACGGCCTTACGGCGTCGATCTGGACGACCGACGAGGCGCGCGCGATCCGGATCGGCGAACAGATCGAGACGGGCACGTTCTACATGAACCGGTGCGACTATCTGGATCCGGCGCTGCCGTGGTGCGGCGTGAAGGATACGGGCCGCGGCGCGACGCTGTCGCGGTACGGCCTGCTGGGTCTCACGCGCCTCAAGAGCATGCATCTGCGCGTGGAACTGCCCTGA